From Triticum aestivum cultivar Chinese Spring chromosome 7B, IWGSC CS RefSeq v2.1, whole genome shotgun sequence:
GTGGGACCTccctccgccaccttcctcgacTAGTATCAGGGCTTAGCTCGTCCACTAGTCACTAAAAATGGCAAGGGGAATGGATGACAAGGAGGAGGTAGGAGGCTGTCGAAGCGCTGGCTAGGAAGGGAGATCGGGGTGGAGGCAGAAATTGTTCTGGTTGAAGATGATTGATTAGCCACGACTTCTTTATACTGAGCATTTATAAAGATTTCTCATGTTAGCAATTTTAAAAACTTTTTGTTGTCAATTTCAAATCGTTCATCAGAATGACGCAAAGCATATATCATGGGAAATACCTTTATTAAATATGAACTTCGATATATAACACTTTCATAAATTCCTTATGGTTAACAAGAAATTGTAGAAACACCAATTAAGTCCCTACATACTGAACTGGACAGGTTGTAGAGTAGATATTTTTATGACCCATAAAATACTTGCCAAGTAGTTGTTCAATGTATAGGAAAATGATCCTATACTATTAGGAGTATGTATATCCACATTTATACGCCATTTACATGGCTCAGTTATGCATTTTTCTCATTTTTAATACATTGCATCAATAATTACTCACACTCAAAAGTGAGTTCTATGAAAATTTTCATTTGAGTGCATATGTTCATGTAATTCGCATTTATACTATTTTTGTACATAAAATAAATATATTGTGAAAACTAAGGCTATATACCTTTTTCTTCATAGTACTATCGTGGTATCTTAGAAGAATTAATATGGAATATTGAGAATACCAACTATCTATAATAGATTCATTGATGGTGTGTATGAAATGTAGTAGTACATAAATCGAGACATATAATTTACTCACACTGACACATGTATGCCTCACTGACGGATACTCTACTCACTCGCAAGAAATTTCAGTAAGCATGACGTTATTATCTATTTTGTGTACTATTTTTTTTTGAGATTATAGCATGGTCTCCCTTCTTTACCAGAATGAAACCCTTAATTGAAAGATACCAGGCTGTTAAAGATGGTCAAAAACTCCTAAGTGCAAGTGCTGAAGCTAAGGTATGACTTCCACCGTAGTTCTCAGTGACTTTTCATACTATCATATCTTCCAAACCATGGATTCTGTTCTTCTTCAGATATTTCATACTTTCAAGGTTGTAAATGTACATATTCAGCACCACACTATGTACGGGCATAACATGATGTTTTACCCTTTACCCATGGCTAAGTCACCTATTGATTGTAATGGGCTCTTTTGCACCCTAGTATCATTGGGCAATAACCACCAAAACACCAACAATCATCTAATTGGAAAATGCAAGTTTAAACTCTATAGCCTAGAGGGGGGGTTTGGGAAGAAGAGGTTATGCGGGTGAGCGTGATGAGTAGGGGGTAGCATGTTACCGGGGACTTACCGCTAATTGTATGAATTGAATTTATATGTGTGGGGGTGTACTACTAGGTTATCAGGCATATGAGCCTCTTGGCACTACAGATGGGTTGCTTAATCACGTCTTGATATCTAGCTATCACATATATACGGACCTTATAAAAACCCTTGGGTGATGTTaaaatttattaaaaaaatacatcaaTACCTATTTGACATGGTCAGTTTCACAAAAATAACATTCTATTATGATGAGGTCCATAATCATTATTCTCCATTGGCGATGACCTGTCAGAGATAGCCCAGTATTTCTAAACAATTCATATTTCATATTCTACAGTGTGCATTAACTTTTTTTGTGAATGTACATTAACAGTTTTGGCAAGCGGAAAGTGCTCGCCTGGAGCAGCAACTACGTACCTTGCAAGAGAATCATCGGTATGACTGATATACAACCAAATGTAGAACCTTGAATATGTTTGTATTCTCTCAGCTAAAAAAGGGCCAATTTCTCTTATTCTCATGGAGATACTTTAATTTTATTATTATCCTGGATTCTTGGTCTATGTACACCTTCTTTTAGTTTCTTGATGACTTGCTATATGGTTTGCATCGGTCACAAAAATACACATAAGTGAGCAAAATGTATTAAAACAAAATACCACATAGTTATGTGTGTTTTCGAAACAAAGTAAAAAACTGACCTATACAAGTTGTCACCGAAAGCATGTATATAAGTAGTGCAACATCGACACCTTACATTTTAAAACATACACGTTAGTAAGATGAAATTTTGAATAGAAGTTCACaagcacccccccacacacacacacactcatttcATCATGATTGGCAAAAGTTACACTTGGTACCCATATTGAACAACTTGTAAAAGATAAAGTAAAATCCTGTAATTAgattatgatatatatatatatatatatatgtatatatatatatatatatatgtgtaccTTACTAAGCCACTGCAGGCAGTTGCTAGGACAACATCTATCTGGTTTATCTTTTGAAGACTTGAAGCATTTACAAAATCATCTAGAAACGAGCTTGTATAACATTCAACTAACTAAGGTAATACATATTTGTCGTTCTCATCTTCTGGGTTCATGCATCTAAAGTGTCACTAACTATATTAATCGTTATTCCAGGACAAATTTATTGGCGATGAAATGCAAGAGTTAAACATGAATGTTAGTGCCTAGTCTGTCAATTATTATGATTGTACTGCATACCAGCATATTACAGTTTGGTGTTCGTTTTATGTCATTTCATAAACTTTCAACTGCAGGAAAGCCTCATGCGTCAGGAAAATATAGAGCTACATAGGAAATTAAACATCGTTCATCAAGAGAATACGGAATTACAAAACAAGGTGCACATACTTGATTACAAACATTCTTGTTAAGGGCACTAGTCATCAACCCCTGGTGAAATTACAAAAACATAGATTATGTTTACATTGTATATGAACTATATATGTATTAAAGCATAGGAATTTATAGGAATAAACTTCAAGGAGTCATGTTTCAAGAAAACCCATTACCTTCCGGCTCACAAAATAAACTACCCAGGGCTTCCCAACTTTTGCATACTAATGGGACATGAACAAAGTGGCGGCCTCTCTATGGTAGAAAATAATTATTCTATTAGCAATGACATTTGAAAAAATGTATTAACTGTCTTTCATAACTTTCATAACTAACATGAGAATCATTTCATAATTCATGATTTTAAAATCTAACCCATATTTTTTTGGTGCGCCATTTCATAGTTAATATCTTATGATTTGTAATTTTTTTACAGTTAACATTCAAAGCTCGAAAAGAGTTTTTCCCAGCTGAGATGGTACCTAATATAAAAATGTATTTTAAATGGAAGTGTACAATATTTATTCTCTTATTAATGTGAACTTATCGACCACATATTTTGCTTTGT
This genomic window contains:
- the LOC123158709 gene encoding MADS-box transcription factor 23-like translates to MVRGKAVIEKIENQTSRQVTFSKRKSRLFKKGKELGVLCDAQVGIFIFSNTGRLYEYSNSGMKPLIERYQAVKDGQKLLSASAEAKFWQAESARLEQQLRTLQENHRQLLGQHLSGLSFEDLKHLQNHLETSLYNIQLTKDKFIGDEMQELNMNESLMRQENIELHRKLNIVHQENTELQNKLTFKARKEFFPAEMLNDQGAVNMGITSPFTKCNITAPTDKNSVRLDSCHADWDDEPESSTFW